A single genomic interval of Terriglobus albidus harbors:
- a CDS encoding MGH1-like glycoside hydrolase domain-containing protein: MKRLHAIVCSVTFAASSLYGQVVLRPESFRHYVDEFRQQEKLVTGSLGNDSYDWMAANIPLFESSNKDFNELYYFRWYAFQKHVVHSEKYGYLITEWLPKPESQDGAYGVLPDATPFHLREARWLRRSEIAGDYARYWLRPEADPWKYSVPLADAFYQVTLAAGSRDLGRDNLSALIQYAEHWDATQRDSNGLYWSIDTRDAMEKSISGDGYRPTLNSYMVADARALAALTDDADLRTKFARKADLLRNLVHERLWNAKDQFYEVVSPAADSGIRKQKKFVDPGTVAHPGTQMQLAGVRELIGYIPWTYGIATPDQDIAWKQLFDPQGFEGKYGPTTAEKRNPRFRFASSDQCTWNGPMWPFATTQTLTAMAELLQTRGTSSISSNEYYKLFARYVLAQHLTLPGGHSIPWIDEDRDADADDWIARRMLREKNKQVGRGNYYNHSGFADPLITGLLGIRPEPGETLHLHPLLPAGTWQYFALEGLPYHGHLLTLIYDRDGAHYRKGRGFRVWVDGKITAHREELGPLTVQLLRAKKP; this comes from the coding sequence ATGAAACGCCTTCACGCTATTGTCTGCAGTGTTACGTTCGCGGCTTCCAGCCTGTATGGTCAGGTGGTCTTGCGGCCCGAGAGCTTTCGTCATTATGTCGACGAGTTTCGCCAGCAGGAGAAGCTCGTCACCGGGAGCCTGGGAAATGACTCGTATGACTGGATGGCGGCAAATATTCCGCTCTTCGAGTCTTCGAATAAGGACTTCAATGAGTTGTACTACTTCCGCTGGTACGCCTTCCAGAAGCATGTAGTGCACAGTGAGAAGTATGGCTACCTGATTACCGAGTGGCTGCCCAAGCCGGAGAGTCAGGATGGAGCGTATGGGGTTCTGCCGGACGCGACACCGTTTCATCTGCGTGAGGCACGATGGCTGCGCAGGTCGGAGATCGCCGGCGACTATGCACGATATTGGCTGAGGCCGGAGGCTGATCCATGGAAGTATTCCGTGCCGCTGGCAGATGCCTTCTATCAGGTCACTCTGGCCGCAGGATCGCGCGATCTTGGGCGAGATAACCTGTCAGCGCTGATTCAGTATGCGGAGCATTGGGATGCAACGCAGCGAGACAGCAATGGACTGTACTGGTCGATCGATACGCGGGATGCGATGGAGAAGTCCATCTCGGGCGATGGCTATCGGCCTACCTTGAATAGCTATATGGTGGCCGATGCGAGAGCACTCGCCGCGCTTACTGACGATGCCGATCTACGCACGAAGTTTGCCCGCAAGGCGGATCTGCTGCGAAACCTGGTGCACGAGCGGCTTTGGAATGCGAAGGATCAGTTTTACGAAGTGGTTTCACCTGCCGCCGATTCAGGTATCCGCAAACAAAAGAAGTTTGTCGATCCGGGAACCGTTGCCCATCCAGGAACGCAGATGCAGCTTGCGGGCGTGCGGGAGCTGATCGGCTACATCCCGTGGACCTATGGCATTGCGACGCCGGACCAGGATATTGCCTGGAAGCAGTTGTTTGACCCGCAGGGTTTTGAGGGGAAGTATGGACCGACGACGGCCGAAAAGCGGAATCCGCGGTTTCGTTTTGCCAGTAGTGATCAGTGCACCTGGAATGGTCCTATGTGGCCCTTTGCAACCACACAAACACTGACAGCTATGGCGGAGTTGTTGCAGACGCGTGGAACGTCATCCATCAGCAGCAACGAATACTACAAGTTGTTTGCACGCTATGTACTGGCGCAGCACCTTACTCTGCCGGGTGGACACTCGATCCCGTGGATTGATGAGGATCGGGACGCGGATGCCGATGACTGGATCGCGCGCCGCATGCTCAGGGAGAAGAACAAGCAGGTCGGGCGAGGGAACTACTACAACCATTCCGGCTTTGCTGATCCGTTGATCACCGGTCTTCTGGGAATTCGACCAGAGCCGGGAGAGACTTTGCACCTTCATCCACTGCTGCCTGCGGGTACCTGGCAATACTTCGCTCTGGAGGGGCTGCCGTACCACGGGCATCTGTTGACACTGATCTATGACCGTGATGGAGCGCACTACCGGAAGGGACGCGGATTCCGGGTCTGGGTAGATGGAAAGATAACCGCGCATCGCGAGGAACTCGGTCCGCTGACGGTACAGCTTCTGAGAGCGAAAAAGCCGTGA
- a CDS encoding TonB-dependent receptor — translation MKRFAALLLLLLASASIMSAQEFRATLTGRVADPTGATIPHASVLVTNMETGVNSMTASNGAGEYTVPFLAPGKYRVTVTAQGFQRYVHENLTLESGSKVGEDVTMQVGATTEEVRVTTDVPLIQTETASAGQTLSAQEIENLPDNGRSPLALAKTMYGVVVKQKNSVVQARPFDNSASSDFSLGGGNSQSNEYLLNGVPNMQDSSRLPGFSPLQDSVQEVKVDVFNADASTGDTSGGTVNLVTKSGANQFHGSLSEFNQFSAINAPNRWFAGTTKQPAYRQNQYGGHIAGPIWIPHVVNGKDKLFFLYAYEGFKGSQPNPTLTTVPTAAERNGDFSALLGLGTNKSATRCTGYSTTYNSYQIFDPASGTADPNCSGQALRTAFPNNIIPASRLSQIAQKYLSLYPQPNVTGTADGQNNFYSSNNTVYSYSSNSGRFDWSIGANNKLFVDVHRSEYQPIQNNYFNNIATGSKSYTVYQGGLVDFVHTFSSSVVMDSRISLTRSYKNSAIASGGVQPSSYGFPGYMDSSSTAGAALPRIQFSESGTAYTTLSAASPSRTAFDTLQFFTAVTWVHGRHTLKMGPDLRQNRNYATPTAPGTNNYFTGNFAFDNTFTKAGTALAGPVFGGSMASFLLGVPSSGAYTISPYLTFNNHYFAGFVQDDWKLTRRLTLNLGIRLESETSINESHNRAVSYFDPNAVNSAASAAATKYAASPVPELAASSFNAKGGLVFASDARRHEYATAPLYITPRVGLAFNPPIFNDRMVIRTGFGIFVNPFNDYYTPQSYGYISNTSLVASLNSNFTPAASLSNPFPTANPILQPTGNALGVNTYLGQAITIRPMAVKVPYSERWYLDLQFQVSKNTMFQVGYLGNHQVHLSYSNCLSCVPVLPLLSRSPARDAAVQNNLSGAVTNPFKGAPGMTGTLATASTIPKYVLLQAYPQFGNGTAQSGVTQQLAPGASSNYNALMARFQKRVSDGLTLNVNYTYSRNLQAQPINPGGALTYQTNPSDFPQHLSISGVYRLPFGRGRQFVANAPYGVNVLIGGWTMNTIFQHLSGSPIQWNNAPLFADGTAYNNVTFDARRVEGAFDTTKFNRDANSQPSSIYNYRTFPLFYGRQDGTNNLDVSVLKDFNVFKERIHMQYRFEAYNVLNHTNFGAPTVAPTSTSFGLITSTSTPPRVLQQALRLNF, via the coding sequence ATGAAACGCTTTGCCGCTTTGCTTTTGCTTCTTCTCGCCAGTGCCTCCATCATGTCGGCCCAGGAGTTTCGCGCAACTCTTACAGGGCGAGTCGCAGATCCAACGGGCGCGACCATTCCGCACGCCTCCGTGCTTGTCACCAACATGGAGACAGGCGTCAATTCCATGACCGCGAGCAATGGTGCGGGTGAGTACACCGTGCCCTTTCTTGCTCCAGGCAAGTACCGCGTTACCGTGACCGCGCAGGGTTTTCAGCGGTATGTGCACGAGAACCTGACGCTCGAGTCGGGATCGAAGGTGGGCGAAGACGTCACCATGCAGGTCGGCGCCACGACTGAGGAGGTGCGGGTTACCACGGATGTTCCGCTGATCCAGACAGAGACGGCTTCGGCCGGCCAGACATTGTCGGCGCAGGAGATTGAGAACCTTCCAGACAACGGCCGTTCCCCGCTGGCGCTTGCCAAGACGATGTACGGTGTAGTCGTCAAACAGAAGAACTCTGTGGTGCAGGCGCGTCCCTTCGACAACTCTGCCTCTTCCGACTTCTCTCTCGGTGGGGGAAACTCGCAGTCGAATGAGTATCTGCTGAACGGCGTGCCCAACATGCAGGACTCCTCGCGTCTGCCGGGTTTCAGCCCGCTGCAGGACTCGGTACAGGAGGTGAAGGTCGATGTCTTCAACGCCGATGCCTCTACCGGAGATACCTCGGGCGGAACGGTTAACCTGGTGACCAAGTCAGGAGCGAATCAGTTCCACGGCTCGCTATCTGAGTTCAACCAGTTCTCTGCCATCAATGCCCCGAACCGCTGGTTTGCGGGGACGACAAAACAGCCGGCTTACCGCCAGAACCAGTATGGCGGTCATATCGCCGGCCCGATCTGGATTCCCCACGTTGTGAACGGCAAAGACAAGCTCTTCTTCCTGTATGCCTACGAGGGGTTTAAGGGATCGCAGCCCAATCCGACACTGACCACTGTGCCCACTGCGGCGGAGCGCAACGGTGATTTTTCCGCGCTGCTGGGCCTTGGGACGAACAAGTCAGCTACCCGTTGCACGGGTTATTCGACTACGTACAACAGTTATCAGATCTTTGATCCCGCTAGCGGCACTGCCGACCCGAATTGCTCAGGACAGGCACTTCGCACAGCGTTTCCGAACAATATCATTCCTGCTTCACGTCTGAGCCAGATCGCGCAGAAGTATCTCTCACTTTATCCGCAGCCAAACGTCACCGGTACGGCGGACGGGCAGAACAACTTCTATTCCAGCAACAACACCGTCTACAGCTACAGTTCCAACTCGGGCCGCTTCGACTGGAGCATCGGTGCCAACAACAAGTTGTTTGTCGATGTCCATCGCAGCGAGTATCAGCCGATTCAGAACAACTACTTCAACAACATCGCTACTGGATCGAAGAGCTATACGGTCTATCAGGGCGGCCTGGTCGATTTCGTCCATACCTTCAGTTCATCGGTGGTGATGGATTCACGAATAAGCCTGACCCGTTCCTATAAGAACTCGGCGATTGCCAGCGGAGGTGTCCAGCCCAGCAGCTATGGTTTCCCCGGCTATATGGACTCCTCGTCAACTGCCGGTGCGGCGCTGCCACGCATTCAGTTCAGCGAATCTGGAACGGCTTACACCACGTTGAGCGCTGCTTCGCCGAGCCGGACTGCTTTTGACACTCTCCAATTCTTCACAGCGGTCACGTGGGTGCATGGACGTCATACTTTGAAGATGGGTCCGGACCTTCGCCAGAACCGGAACTACGCTACGCCGACGGCTCCCGGAACCAACAACTACTTCACTGGTAATTTCGCCTTCGACAACACCTTCACCAAGGCGGGTACGGCACTTGCCGGCCCGGTCTTTGGCGGCTCAATGGCCTCGTTCCTGCTGGGGGTTCCTTCGAGTGGTGCCTACACAATCAGTCCCTACCTGACTTTCAACAATCACTACTTCGCCGGTTTCGTCCAGGATGATTGGAAGCTGACTCGGCGTCTGACGTTGAATCTGGGTATCCGCCTGGAGAGTGAGACGTCGATTAATGAAAGTCACAATCGAGCTGTCTCTTACTTCGATCCGAACGCCGTAAACTCGGCTGCAAGTGCGGCGGCAACGAAGTACGCCGCTTCTCCGGTTCCTGAGCTTGCGGCTTCCAGCTTCAACGCCAAGGGTGGGCTGGTCTTTGCGTCCGATGCCCGCCGCCATGAATACGCTACCGCGCCGCTGTACATTACGCCGCGTGTGGGCTTGGCCTTCAACCCGCCGATCTTCAATGATCGAATGGTAATCCGGACGGGCTTCGGTATCTTCGTCAATCCATTCAACGATTACTACACACCGCAAAGCTACGGCTATATCTCCAATACTTCACTGGTGGCTTCGCTCAACAGCAACTTTACGCCGGCGGCCTCACTGTCGAATCCGTTTCCGACGGCGAATCCGATTCTGCAGCCGACCGGAAATGCGCTTGGCGTAAATACCTATCTCGGCCAGGCGATCACCATCCGCCCGATGGCGGTCAAGGTTCCATACTCTGAGCGCTGGTACCTCGATCTGCAGTTCCAAGTAAGCAAAAATACAATGTTCCAGGTAGGTTACCTGGGCAACCATCAGGTCCATCTCTCGTACAGCAACTGCCTAAGCTGCGTACCAGTTCTGCCGCTGCTGAGCCGCTCACCCGCGCGCGATGCCGCGGTACAGAACAATCTGAGCGGAGCTGTTACTAACCCATTCAAGGGAGCGCCTGGCATGACCGGAACGCTAGCGACGGCTAGCACGATTCCGAAGTATGTACTGCTGCAGGCTTATCCTCAGTTTGGCAACGGCACGGCACAGAGCGGTGTAACACAGCAACTGGCACCAGGTGCAAGCTCCAACTACAACGCGCTCATGGCACGTTTCCAAAAGCGTGTTTCGGATGGGCTTACTCTCAATGTCAATTACACCTACTCTCGTAATCTGCAGGCGCAGCCGATCAATCCGGGTGGAGCGCTGACCTATCAGACCAATCCTTCGGATTTTCCGCAACATCTCTCTATTTCAGGCGTCTATCGTCTGCCTTTCGGACGTGGCCGGCAGTTTGTGGCAAATGCCCCCTATGGCGTGAATGTTTTGATCGGCGGATGGACGATGAATACGATCTTCCAGCATTTGTCGGGATCTCCCATTCAATGGAACAATGCACCGCTCTTCGCCGATGGAACGGCATATAACAATGTGACGTTCGATGCGCGCCGGGTAGAGGGAGCGTTCGATACCACGAAGTTCAATCGTGATGCGAATTCTCAGCCCAGCTCCATCTATAACTACCGTACCTTCCCGCTCTTCTATGGGCGGCAGGATGGAACGAACAACCTGGATGTCTCGGTATTGAAGGACTTCAACGTCTTCAAGGAACGGATCCACATGCAGTACCGGTTCGAAGCATACAACGTCCTGAACCACACCAACTTCGGAGCGCCGACTGTTGCACCCACCAGCACAAGCTTCGGCCTTATTACCTCAACCTCAACTCCGCCACGTGTGCTGCAGCAGGCGCTGCGACTGAATTTCTAA
- a CDS encoding glycoside hydrolase family 95 protein — protein MHLSRRSFLRDSVLAGVAATSRRGNAITTSQQEPRYRLWFNHPAQEWRDAFPVGNGRLGAMVFGEPIHERIQLNEETIWVGEKRDRNNPNAAEGVRRVRELLFEGKVKEAEAEAMKDVIAVPTRMPYYQTLGDLHLNFDGITDTSQYRHELDLDSAIVTTRFVSNGVTFVREVFSSAPDQVIVVHLTASAPGKLSFTAALDRPANATTEVVGSKRLVMTGQALPVKPTTDPATQERQAGVRFRSEMVALNRGGRISAADNELKVEGATEVTLLLCAATEIRTKDMEGACRRYLTVASAPYAEIKRRHIADYRQFFRRADLTLLNSPDPNAGVPTDERVKRMKEGEDDVHLLPTFFQFGRYLLISSSRPGTMAANLQGIWNDALDPPWGSKFTININTQMNYWIAEVTGLGDLHFPVFDLLDSAHAAGVVTAKKYYNARGFCIHHNTDLWGDAVPIDGIGGGFWPLGGAWLTTHFWEHWLHSGDRTFLEQRAYPHLKETAEFLLGYLQTDKDGHLVGGPSCSPENGYILPGTAKTKANLCMGPTMDQAIARGLFRQFIAASNELNRDADLRTEVEAAAKKLLPYKIGKHGQLQEWAEDYDEFEPGHRHISHLWGFHPDDQITLRQTPDLAAAVRVSLQRRLDAGSGSTGWSRSWIINQCARLEDGNLAYDNIKWFFRQSVRPNMFDVCGLKDNSPYQIDGNFGMPAGMAEMLLQSHGDIVRLLPALPSVWQDGGFQGFRARGGYTVNLTWKSGKPVSAVVLASRAGKLRLAVPRGSSVESVQLRGKSIGKAEGEEYVIDAEAGARYSVRFA, from the coding sequence ATGCACCTCTCACGCCGCAGCTTTCTGCGTGACTCCGTCCTTGCCGGTGTCGCCGCCACTTCCAGGCGAGGCAACGCCATCACAACCTCTCAGCAGGAGCCCCGCTATCGCCTCTGGTTCAACCATCCTGCCCAGGAGTGGCGCGATGCCTTCCCCGTAGGCAATGGCCGCCTCGGTGCCATGGTCTTCGGCGAGCCCATCCATGAGCGCATTCAGCTCAACGAAGAAACCATCTGGGTGGGCGAAAAACGCGATCGCAACAATCCCAATGCAGCGGAAGGCGTTCGCCGTGTTCGCGAGTTGCTCTTCGAAGGCAAGGTGAAAGAGGCGGAGGCGGAGGCGATGAAGGATGTCATCGCCGTTCCGACGCGGATGCCTTACTATCAGACTCTCGGCGATCTGCATCTGAACTTCGACGGCATTACTGACACTTCGCAGTATCGTCATGAGCTAGATCTCGACTCTGCTATCGTGACCACGCGGTTTGTCAGCAACGGAGTCACCTTTGTCCGGGAGGTCTTCTCGTCTGCTCCGGACCAGGTGATCGTCGTTCATCTCACGGCCAGCGCTCCTGGAAAGCTCTCCTTCACCGCGGCACTCGACCGTCCGGCGAATGCCACCACCGAAGTGGTGGGCAGCAAGCGGCTGGTCATGACCGGACAGGCGCTGCCGGTGAAACCGACGACAGACCCAGCAACCCAGGAACGTCAGGCCGGTGTCCGTTTCCGTTCCGAGATGGTGGCCTTGAACCGCGGTGGCCGCATCTCCGCGGCAGACAACGAGCTCAAGGTAGAAGGCGCGACCGAAGTCACGCTGCTTCTGTGTGCTGCAACCGAGATCAGGACGAAGGATATGGAAGGGGCCTGCCGCCGCTACCTTACTGTCGCCTCCGCACCCTACGCCGAAATCAAGCGCAGGCACATCGCCGACTATCGGCAATTCTTCCGCCGCGCCGACCTGACGCTGCTGAACTCACCCGATCCCAATGCCGGCGTTCCGACTGACGAACGCGTGAAGCGCATGAAAGAAGGAGAGGACGATGTTCACCTGCTGCCCACCTTCTTTCAGTTCGGACGTTATCTCCTCATTAGCAGCAGTCGCCCGGGCACGATGGCGGCCAATCTGCAGGGCATCTGGAATGACGCCCTCGATCCACCATGGGGCTCGAAGTTCACCATCAACATCAACACACAGATGAACTACTGGATCGCCGAAGTCACTGGTCTTGGCGACCTGCACTTCCCAGTCTTCGATCTGCTGGACTCAGCCCACGCCGCCGGAGTGGTGACCGCGAAGAAGTACTACAACGCTCGCGGCTTCTGCATCCACCACAACACCGATCTCTGGGGAGACGCTGTCCCCATCGATGGCATTGGCGGAGGTTTCTGGCCGCTGGGCGGCGCATGGCTCACCACTCATTTCTGGGAACACTGGCTGCACTCTGGCGATCGCACATTCCTTGAACAGCGTGCCTATCCTCATTTGAAAGAGACAGCAGAGTTTCTGCTTGGCTATCTGCAAACGGATAAGGACGGCCATCTCGTCGGTGGCCCCTCCTGCTCTCCGGAAAACGGCTACATCCTTCCTGGTACAGCTAAAACCAAAGCCAATCTGTGCATGGGCCCGACCATGGACCAGGCGATCGCCCGAGGCCTGTTCCGTCAATTTATCGCGGCAAGCAACGAACTCAACCGCGATGCGGATCTCCGCACAGAAGTAGAAGCCGCCGCAAAGAAGCTGCTGCCTTACAAGATCGGTAAACACGGCCAGCTACAGGAGTGGGCTGAAGACTATGACGAGTTCGAACCCGGACACCGTCACATCTCCCACCTGTGGGGCTTCCATCCCGACGACCAGATCACGCTGCGCCAGACCCCAGACCTTGCCGCCGCAGTTCGGGTCTCGCTCCAACGCCGTCTCGATGCTGGCAGCGGCAGCACCGGTTGGAGCCGCTCCTGGATCATCAACCAGTGTGCCCGCCTGGAGGATGGCAACCTGGCCTATGACAACATCAAGTGGTTCTTCCGCCAGAGCGTTCGTCCAAACATGTTCGATGTCTGCGGACTGAAGGACAACTCTCCGTACCAGATCGACGGCAACTTCGGTATGCCAGCCGGCATGGCGGAGATGTTATTGCAGAGCCACGGAGATATCGTGCGTCTGCTGCCCGCTCTTCCTTCTGTATGGCAGGACGGCGGCTTCCAGGGATTCCGCGCCCGTGGAGGCTACACCGTCAATCTCACCTGGAAGTCCGGCAAGCCGGTCTCGGCAGTCGTTCTAGCATCGCGCGCCGGAAAGCTTCGCCTGGCCGTGCCTCGTGGCTCATCGGTAGAGAGCGTGCAGTTGCGAGGCAAGTCCATCGGCAAGGCCGAAGGCGAAGAGTACGTCATCGATGCGGAGGCCGGTGCCCGCTATTCCGTCCGTTTCGCATAA
- a CDS encoding glycoside hydrolase family 43 protein, translated as MKRATVAASMLLGLMTVAARAESYLFAYFREPGDTGIYFALSHDGYHYALLNDGSPWFLPPAGQKIRDPYLTQGPDGKYRLVWTWDWRGKSIGFAESDDLQHWTGTREIPIMADFPETNNTWAPEIYWDTMAGKWLVLWSSAMKGEPNNHHIWSSMTADLKSFSKPSVWFDPGYVTIDQTIFHNVSRKDLAAWYLVFKDQNQDPLRYQIRVARGPSVQGPWSNISGPITPTWSEGPSALQVGDRYVVFYDYYRPPARFKAVETTDWVHWSDATDKIDLPHGCKHGSFLKISDEVAGRLEQRHGAAKTASR; from the coding sequence ATGAAACGAGCAACCGTTGCCGCTTCCATGTTGCTGGGACTGATGACAGTCGCCGCACGCGCCGAAAGCTATCTCTTTGCCTATTTTAGGGAACCTGGCGATACCGGTATCTACTTTGCCCTATCGCATGATGGCTATCATTACGCTCTGCTGAACGATGGGTCGCCGTGGTTTCTTCCTCCGGCAGGGCAAAAGATTCGCGATCCCTATCTGACGCAGGGACCCGATGGGAAGTACCGTTTGGTGTGGACGTGGGACTGGCGAGGCAAGTCGATCGGTTTTGCCGAGTCAGACGACCTGCAGCACTGGACGGGAACGCGCGAAATTCCGATCATGGCTGATTTTCCTGAGACCAATAACACCTGGGCGCCGGAGATCTACTGGGACACGATGGCCGGAAAGTGGCTCGTTCTATGGTCTTCGGCGATGAAGGGTGAGCCGAACAATCACCATATCTGGTCATCGATGACGGCGGATCTTAAGAGCTTTAGTAAGCCATCAGTGTGGTTCGACCCGGGATACGTCACCATCGATCAGACGATCTTTCACAACGTGTCGCGGAAGGATCTCGCTGCCTGGTACCTCGTCTTCAAGGACCAGAACCAGGATCCGCTGCGTTACCAGATTCGTGTCGCCAGGGGGCCAAGTGTGCAGGGGCCGTGGAGCAATATATCCGGGCCGATTACACCTACATGGAGTGAGGGGCCGTCGGCCCTCCAGGTTGGCGATCGATATGTGGTCTTTTACGACTACTATCGCCCGCCGGCGCGATTCAAGGCGGTGGAGACCACGGATTGGGTGCATTGGAGCGATGCGACCGACAAGATTGATCTGCCGCATGGATGCAAGCACGGTAGCTTTTTGAAGATCAGTGATGAGGTGGCGGGCCGCCTAGAGCAGCGGCATGGTGCTGCGAAGACGGCTTCGCGGTGA
- a CDS encoding DUF5060 domain-containing protein, giving the protein MNRREMMKLGAGAFATSLPLVAHAEHPFRDAAPDSGATADQGGDAVQGTIEQWGIFEVALAGPSEGNPFIQVTLSAEFRHQHRTVSVTGFYDGNGTYRIRFMPDATGDWSYVTTSSAGALHGKSGSFQCTSASTGNHGPVHVAHQFHFQYADGTPYFPFGTTTYSYLFMSEPYDLQTIASLKDSPFNKVRVCVLPKGQGKRGLPEFPFEHAAGSSSAHREELKDGHPSNATFDCDRLNPRYFQLLERRLLELQKAGIEADLILFHPYDSWGFKSMTPEQDDRYLRYAIARFAAYRNVWWAIANEYDLVKTKSLADWDRFFRITVASDPYSHLRSIHHSKVIYDHSKPWCTHASLQEYDFQKSAERRAAWNKPIVYDEIQYEGNIARRWGNLSAEEVTRRFWLATVHGVYASHGETYKTPPGEPVWSDGGKLRGISSPRIAFLRKLLERATQTGVNEFEDAYYPSAGKDKELYLYYFDFHCVGEYDFPLPAGVRFKATLIDPWNMTERELPGVFTGKSTGSRFVDENAGDQIQGGTNHIELTGKPYMAVLFQKV; this is encoded by the coding sequence ATGAATCGCCGCGAGATGATGAAGCTGGGCGCCGGAGCGTTTGCAACATCCCTTCCCCTGGTCGCGCACGCAGAACACCCATTCCGCGATGCGGCACCGGATAGCGGTGCCACCGCAGACCAAGGCGGAGATGCAGTGCAGGGAACCATAGAACAGTGGGGAATCTTCGAAGTGGCTCTCGCCGGCCCCTCCGAAGGAAATCCATTTATCCAGGTCACGCTGTCGGCGGAGTTTCGCCACCAGCATCGCACCGTCAGCGTCACCGGTTTCTACGACGGCAATGGAACCTATCGCATCCGCTTCATGCCTGATGCCACCGGCGACTGGAGCTACGTCACCACGTCTTCCGCCGGCGCGCTGCATGGTAAGTCAGGCAGCTTTCAATGCACCTCTGCCTCGACGGGAAACCACGGACCGGTCCACGTTGCTCACCAGTTCCATTTCCAATACGCGGACGGAACCCCATACTTCCCCTTTGGCACCACCACCTACTCCTATCTGTTCATGAGCGAGCCATACGATTTGCAAACGATTGCCTCACTGAAGGATTCCCCCTTCAATAAGGTCCGCGTCTGTGTCCTGCCCAAGGGGCAAGGTAAACGCGGCCTGCCGGAGTTTCCGTTTGAACACGCAGCGGGCTCCAGCAGCGCTCATCGCGAGGAACTGAAAGACGGCCATCCATCGAACGCGACCTTTGATTGCGATCGCCTGAACCCGCGCTACTTTCAATTGCTCGAGCGACGCCTTCTGGAGCTCCAGAAGGCCGGGATCGAAGCGGACCTGATCCTCTTCCATCCGTATGACTCGTGGGGCTTCAAATCGATGACACCAGAGCAGGATGACCGTTACCTGCGGTATGCCATCGCCCGCTTCGCCGCCTACCGGAATGTCTGGTGGGCGATTGCAAACGAGTATGACCTGGTAAAGACCAAGAGCCTGGCCGATTGGGATCGCTTCTTCCGCATCACGGTCGCCAGCGATCCCTACAGCCATTTGCGTTCTATCCATCACAGCAAGGTCATCTACGACCACTCCAAACCATGGTGTACGCACGCGAGCCTGCAGGAATATGACTTCCAGAAGTCGGCAGAGCGCCGCGCCGCCTGGAACAAGCCCATCGTCTATGACGAGATCCAATATGAAGGCAACATCGCCCGCCGCTGGGGCAACCTCTCTGCTGAAGAGGTGACGCGGCGTTTCTGGCTCGCTACTGTCCATGGTGTCTATGCCTCCCACGGAGAGACCTACAAGACACCGCCGGGCGAGCCCGTCTGGAGTGATGGCGGAAAACTGCGCGGCATTAGCTCTCCGCGCATCGCCTTTCTGCGTAAGCTGCTGGAACGGGCGACACAAACCGGAGTCAATGAGTTCGAGGACGCCTACTATCCATCGGCCGGCAAAGATAAAGAGCTTTATCTTTACTACTTCGACTTTCACTGCGTCGGTGAATACGACTTTCCTCTTCCCGCAGGTGTGCGCTTCAAAGCCACACTGATCGATCCCTGGAATATGACAGAGCGCGAGCTGCCCGGCGTCTTTACCGGAAAGTCCACGGGCAGCAGGTTCGTCGACGAAAACGCCGGCGACCAGATTCAGGGTGGCACTAACCATATCGAGCTCACGGGCAAGCCTTACATGGCTGTGCTCTTCCAGAAAGTTTAG